The Hypanus sabinus isolate sHypSab1 chromosome 5, sHypSab1.hap1, whole genome shotgun sequence genome has a segment encoding these proteins:
- the LOC132393714 gene encoding general transcription factor II-I repeat domain-containing protein 2-like, whose amino-acid sequence MVDMTAHLNTLNTALQGKGRTALHMLEDVLAFERKLTLLARDLQKGTLSHFPNLREFKQGHDMIISEYLHSAIIAMQTSFGKRFCEFREEKNTLSFPVTPLSIDPSLLNTTALAGVSQPDLEMELADIADKDIWVSKFRRLTADLEDVARQKAVLAQKHKWSDIENLPKPDKLVFETWNAMPDIYVNIKKYAL is encoded by the coding sequence atggtagacatgacagcgcacctgaacacgctgaacacagcccttcaggggaaaggacgcacagccctgcacatgttggaggatgttttggcattcgagcgcaagttgacgttgcttgccagagatttacagaaaggcactttgtctcacttccccaatttgagagagttcaaacaaggtcacgacatgataatttcggagtatttacattctgcaatcatcgcaatgcaaacatcgtttgggaaacgcttctgtgagttcagagaggaaaaaaacacattatccttcccggtcactcccttaagcatcgatccttccctactgaatacgactgcattggcaggtgtgagtcaacctgatcttgagatggaactggccgacatagccgacaaagacatatgggtgtccaagtttagacgcttgacagcagaccttgaagatgttgcccgtcagaaggccgttcttgctcagaaacacaaatggagtgatattgaaaaccttccaaaaccggacaaacttgtgttcgaaacatggaatgctatgcccgacatttatgtaaacattaaaaagtatgcgctttga